The sequence CTGAAGGAAGCCCTGAACACCAAGCTGTTCTGGCTGATGCTGGTCATGTTCACCTGCGTCGTCACCGGCGGCATGATGGCCGTGGCGCAGCTGGGCGTGATCGCGCAGGACCTCGGCGTGAAGGAGTTCGAGGTCAACCTGTACTTCTTCACCATGGCCGCCCTGCCGCTCGCCCTGATGCTCGACCGCGTCATGAACGGCATTTCGCGTCCGCTGTTCGGCTGGATCTCCGACCATATCGGCCGTGAGAAGACCATGGTCATCGCCTTCTCGCTCGAAGGCATGGGCATCATCGCGCTCGGCTATTTCGGCCACAATCCGTGGGCCTTCCTCATCCTCTCCGGCGTCGTGTTCCTCGCCTGGGGTGAAGTCTACTCGCTGTTCTCGGCGCTGGCCGGCGACGCCTTCGGCACCAAGCACATCGCCAAGATCTATGGCGTGCTCTACTGCGCCAAGGGCATCGGCGCGCTGTTCGTGCCGATCGGCAACCTGCTGATGGAAGCCACCGGCACCTGGTCGACCGTGCTCTACACCGTCGCCGCCATGGACCTGTTCGCCGCCTTCCTGGCGATCACCCTGCTGCCGCGCACGCTGAAGTCGCATGTGGCGCAGTCCGCCGCGATGGGTCCTTCGGTCGACAAGACCGCGACCGCCTCGGCGCATGCCTGATCCGCTTGCGTCCCGGGCGGCGAACGCCGCCCGGGACGCAACGGAACGACCTTGGACAAGGGGCCCTCGCGGGCCCCTTTTTCGTTGCGGAGTTCTCAGTCGGTGCTCGCCGCAGCCAGGGCGAGGTCGGCGAGATACTCCACCTTCAGGCTGGCGGCGGGGCCGAGGCGGGCGAGTTCGGCCCGGTCGAACCAGCGCGCTTCCAGCGCGTCGTCGGCGGCGACGGCCTCGCCTGCCTGCCAGCGGCACAGCACGGCGATCATCGCGAAATGATGGGCGAGGGTGCCGGACGCCTCATGCTCGATGAAGTCCAGCACGGTGATGAGGCGCGGATCTGCGGCGAGAAGGCCGGTTTCCTCGTGAAGCTCGCGCAGCGCCGCGTCGCGATAGGTCTCGCCCGGCTCCACCCGTCCGCCGGGAAAGCCCCATAGCCCCTGGTCGGGCGGGTTGGCGCGGCGCACCAGCAGAACCTCACCCGCGCGCTCGACG comes from Ancylobacter polymorphus and encodes:
- a CDS encoding NUDIX hydrolase, whose amino-acid sequence is MTSSPVRPTVAVLALVERAGEVLLVRRANPPDQGLWGFPGGRVEPGETYRDAALRELHEETGLLAADPRLITVLDFIEHEASGTLAHHFAMIAVLCRWQAGEAVAADDALEARWFDRAELARLGPAASLKVEYLADLALAAASTD
- the oxlT gene encoding oxalate/formate MFS antiporter — its product is MIATANIQYAWTLFVPEIQQTFGWERASIQVAFTIFVLVQTWLAPIEGYFIDKFGPRLMVAFGALFIGTAWVINSQATTLMGFYVGAAIGGIGVGSIYATCINNALKWFPDRRGLAVGLTAGGYGAGSAATILPIAAMIESSGFQETFFFFGLLQGGLAFIAAWFLRSPKAGEVKASTKLNQSRRDYTLKEALNTKLFWLMLVMFTCVVTGGMMAVAQLGVIAQDLGVKEFEVNLYFFTMAALPLALMLDRVMNGISRPLFGWISDHIGREKTMVIAFSLEGMGIIALGYFGHNPWAFLILSGVVFLAWGEVYSLFSALAGDAFGTKHIAKIYGVLYCAKGIGALFVPIGNLLMEATGTWSTVLYTVAAMDLFAAFLAITLLPRTLKSHVAQSAAMGPSVDKTATASAHA